Proteins encoded by one window of Cuniculiplasma divulgatum:
- a CDS encoding fumarylacetoacetate hydrolase family protein produces the protein MKFCMLKNYSGGFPSICLNDKFLQLKDMEELMGIRMPDTLDDMIRNSGIVDNLRHIDYNRGKVSNLHKLEKNEAEYAIPISHPGKIWSIGLNYIEHARDLNVKQPVMPASFMKPKTSMITQGENIVIPKGWGRITAEAELGIIIGKKGKNISEEDAISHVFGITPIIDMTALDILEQNPRFLTLSKSFDTFFSIGPEIATIDDFPDLHTLKISTIKNGRIEHANIVKNMMFSPEKLISFHSKIFTLEPGDIISTGTPGAVEIHSGDKVRCIIEGKNSLSLENNVI, from the coding sequence ATGAAGTTCTGTATGTTAAAAAACTATTCAGGAGGATTTCCATCCATTTGCCTGAATGATAAATTCCTTCAGCTCAAAGATATGGAGGAATTGATGGGTATAAGGATGCCGGATACGCTTGATGATATGATAAGAAATAGCGGTATTGTGGATAATCTTAGGCATATTGATTATAACAGAGGAAAAGTATCAAATTTACATAAATTAGAAAAAAATGAGGCTGAATATGCTATACCTATTTCACACCCTGGAAAGATTTGGTCAATTGGTCTAAATTATATTGAACACGCAAGGGACCTGAATGTGAAACAGCCAGTCATGCCTGCCAGTTTCATGAAACCAAAAACCTCAATGATAACTCAGGGAGAAAATATTGTAATTCCAAAAGGATGGGGGAGAATTACCGCGGAGGCAGAACTTGGCATAATCATTGGAAAGAAGGGGAAAAATATCAGTGAAGAAGATGCAATATCTCACGTTTTTGGTATAACTCCTATCATAGATATGACGGCCCTTGATATTCTTGAGCAGAATCCACGTTTTTTGACACTGTCAAAAAGCTTTGATACATTTTTTAGTATTGGACCGGAAATTGCAACAATAGATGATTTTCCAGATCTTCACACACTGAAGATAAGCACGATCAAAAATGGCAGGATAGAACACGCAAACATCGTAAAAAATATGATGTTTTCTCCTGAAAAACTCATTTCGTTTCACTCTAAAATTTTCACTCTGGAACCTGGAGATATAATATCCACCGGTACTCCTGGTGCAGTCGAAATACATAGTGGAGATAAGGTCAGATGTATAATCGAAGGTAAGAATAGTCTTTCACTGGAGAACAATGTAATCTAA